A single window of Pseudophryne corroboree isolate aPseCor3 chromosome 5, aPseCor3.hap2, whole genome shotgun sequence DNA harbors:
- the LOC134929223 gene encoding putative nuclease HARBI1, with amino-acid sequence MSQGQFSKVLRRVSQAFIKRVKQFIAMPLDVGALDVVKRQFEEGGSRFPHVIGVVDGTHVAIVPPRHNEEIYRNRKLFHSLNVMVVCGPSLQILSLNAKFPGNSHDAYVIRQSGIWQRLRSRQGQDMWLLGDRGYPCTPWLMTPYSKPWPGPQTAFNSALTATRQLVEHTIGVLKGRFRVLHRTGGDIMYSPEMASKIVVLCAILHNIAVRSRVELPQTEELPDEEPGVGRRYGGGSVSRRGNEVRARIVQEYFS; translated from the exons atgtcgcagggccagttcagtaaggtcctacggcgtgtcagccaggctttcatcaagcgtgtaaagcaatttattgctatgcctttggatgttggtgccctagatgtggtgaagcggcaatttgaggaaggtggtagtcgcttcccacatgttattggggttgtggatggcacacatgtagctattgtgccaccaagacataatgaagaaatttatagaaacaggaaactgtttcattctctgaatgtaatggttgtttgtgggccatccctccagatcctgtccctgaatgcgaagttcccggggaactcccatgatgcctatgtaattagacaatcagggatatggcagagattaagatcgaggcaaggacaagacatgtggttattgg gagaccgtggatatccttgcaccccctggcttatgactccttacagtaagccctggccaggaccacagacggcatttaactccgcgcttactgccactagacagctggtggagcacacaattggtgtccttaaaggacgttttcgtgtgctccaccgcactggtggcgacatcatgtattcgccggagatggcaagtaaaatagtggtcctgtgcgctatcctccataacatcgctgtaaggagtcgcgtggagcttcctcaaacagaggaattgcctgatgaggagccaggggttgggcggagatacggtggggggagtgtttcccggaggggcaatgaagtaagggcacgcattgtgcaagaatatttcag ctga